A genomic stretch from Helianthus annuus cultivar XRQ/B chromosome 1, HanXRQr2.0-SUNRISE, whole genome shotgun sequence includes:
- the LOC110943652 gene encoding uncharacterized protein LOC110943652: MTSGVLANFWGNKNFEFACVESSGHSGGMVWMWDPKVLKIEVVLKNRHFLLIRGSTVGSGDPINLLNVYAPQNTVAKRNLWDEISSVIDSSVGAWVLAGDFNSVSSAEERRHSKFKPVCANQFNEFIFNNGLLEYPMQGRRFTCVRDNGKKLSKLDRFLVCSEFFNKWPNACVRVIQCYKSDHSPILLELVDLNFGPRPFRIFNSWIEKAGFECDNR; encoded by the coding sequence ATGACTTCAGGAGTTTTAGCTAATTTTTGGGGGAACAAAAATTTTGAGTTTGCTTGTGTGGAGTCGTCTGGGCATTCAGGGGGCATGGTTTGGATGTGGGATCCAAAAGTCTTGAAGATTGAGGTTGTTCTCAAGAACAGGCATTTTTTGCTCATTAGAGGTTCGACTGTCGGCAGTGGGGATCCCATTAATCTTCTTAATGTTTATGCTCCCCAGAACACGGTTGCGAAGAGGAACTTGTGGGATGAGATCTCTAGTGTCATTGACTCGTCTGTCGGCGCGTGGGTTCTGGCAGGGGATTTCAACTCGGTTAGCTCCGCGGAAGAAAGAAGACATTCTAAATTTAAACCGGTATGTGCTAATCAATTTAATGAGTTTATTTTCAACAACGGGTTGTTGGAATACCCTATGCAGGGTAGGAGATTTACTTGTGTTCGTGATAACGGAAAAAAACTCAGCAAATTGGACCGTTTTCTGGTATGCTCGGAATTTTTCAACAAGTGGCCTAATGCTTGTGTGAGAGTCATTCAGTGTTATAAATCAGACCATAGCCCCATCCTTTTAGAGCTTGTGGATTTGAACTTCGGGCCTCGCCCGTTTCGGATTTTCAATTCATGGATTGAAAAGGCAGGTTTCgagtgtgacaaccggtaa